A genomic region of Azoarcus sp. KH32C contains the following coding sequences:
- a CDS encoding molybdopterin-synthase adenylyltransferase MoeB has product MNDDQLLRYSRHILLPEIGVEGQEAILAGRVLIVGAGGLGSPAAMYLAAAGVGTLVLCDGDTVDLTNLQRQILHSAEGVGRPKVESGRDTLLRLNPQTRVETLAQRLEAEALEAQVAAADVVLDCSDNFATRHAINRACVRFRKPLVSGAAIRFDGQVSVFDLRQADSPCYHCLFPEGLDVEEIRCAVMGVFAPLTGIIGATQAAEALKLLVGCGTTLDGRLLLLDGLAMEWRSVTLGRDPGCAVCGTRDN; this is encoded by the coding sequence ATGAATGACGATCAATTGCTGCGCTACAGCCGCCACATCCTCCTCCCGGAAATCGGCGTGGAGGGGCAGGAAGCCATTCTTGCGGGGCGGGTGCTGATCGTCGGAGCGGGCGGGTTAGGCTCTCCCGCGGCGATGTACTTGGCTGCGGCCGGTGTGGGCACACTCGTGCTGTGTGACGGCGATACGGTGGATCTGACGAACCTGCAGCGCCAGATCCTGCACAGCGCCGAAGGCGTCGGTCGGCCGAAGGTCGAGTCCGGGCGGGATACGCTGCTACGGCTCAATCCGCAGACGCGCGTGGAGACGCTCGCGCAGCGTCTCGAAGCCGAGGCGCTGGAGGCGCAAGTGGCCGCCGCCGACGTCGTGCTCGATTGCTCGGACAATTTCGCGACCCGCCATGCGATCAATCGCGCTTGCGTCCGCTTCCGCAAACCACTGGTTTCCGGTGCGGCGATCCGTTTCGACGGTCAGGTCTCGGTATTCGACCTGCGTCAGGCGGACAGTCCCTGTTATCACTGCCTGTTCCCCGAGGGGCTGGACGTCGAGGAGATCCGCTGCGCCGTCATGGGCGTCTTCGCGCCGCTGACCGGCATCATCGGCGCCACCCAGGCTGCCGAAGCGTTGAAGTTGCTGGTGGGATGCGGAACGACCCTGGATGGGCGTCTGTTGCTGCTCGACGGTCTGGCGATGGAATGGCGCAGTGTGACGCTCGGGCGCGATCCGGGCTGCGCCGTGTGCGGCACTCGCGACAACTGA
- the ribD gene encoding bifunctional diaminohydroxyphosphoribosylaminopyrimidine deaminase/5-amino-6-(5-phosphoribosylamino)uracil reductase RibD: MTFSATDHRAMARALELAALGLDTTSPNPRVGCVLMRDGQVVGEGWHRRAGEAHAEIEALRMAGEAARGATAYVTLEPCAHHGRTPPCADALIAAGVASVVAAMEDPNPLVAGGGLERLRAAGIPATAGLMADDARELNIGFVSRMTRGRPWLRLKAAGTLDGKTALNNGVSQWITGEAARRDGHRWRARACAILTGIGTVREDDPQLTVRAIPCERQPARVLVDARLEVPLSAKILQGGTTLIAAATGDKAKIAELAARGVEVVMLPNPQGKVDLPALMSELGRRGFNEVHAEAGFRLNGSLLREGCVDELLLYLAPMLVGDTAQGLFNLTELTRLDQAVRLDIRDLRRIGEDLRLVARPRRT, encoded by the coding sequence ATGACCTTTTCGGCAACTGATCACCGCGCCATGGCGCGCGCCCTCGAACTCGCAGCGCTCGGCCTCGACACCACCAGCCCCAATCCACGTGTCGGCTGCGTATTGATGCGCGACGGCCAAGTCGTCGGCGAAGGCTGGCACCGGCGCGCCGGCGAAGCGCACGCCGAGATCGAGGCCCTGCGCATGGCAGGCGAGGCCGCACGCGGCGCGACCGCCTACGTCACGCTCGAACCCTGTGCCCATCACGGCCGCACGCCGCCCTGCGCGGACGCCCTCATCGCCGCGGGCGTCGCCTCGGTCGTGGCGGCGATGGAAGACCCGAATCCACTGGTCGCCGGTGGAGGCCTCGAGCGCCTGCGCGCGGCGGGCATTCCCGCGACGGCGGGCCTGATGGCCGACGACGCCCGCGAGCTCAATATCGGCTTCGTGTCCCGCATGACGCGCGGTCGGCCGTGGCTGCGGCTCAAGGCCGCCGGCACGCTAGACGGCAAGACGGCGCTGAACAATGGCGTCAGCCAATGGATCACCGGCGAGGCTGCCCGCCGCGACGGCCATCGCTGGCGCGCACGCGCCTGCGCGATCCTGACGGGCATCGGCACGGTGCGCGAAGACGATCCGCAACTCACGGTCCGCGCGATCCCCTGTGAGCGCCAGCCCGCGCGGGTGCTCGTCGACGCGCGGCTCGAAGTCCCGCTGTCGGCAAAGATCCTGCAAGGCGGCACGACGCTGATCGCCGCCGCCACCGGCGACAAGGCGAAGATCGCCGAGCTGGCTGCGCGGGGCGTCGAGGTCGTGATGCTGCCGAACCCGCAGGGCAAGGTCGATTTGCCGGCCCTGATGTCGGAACTTGGCCGCAGGGGCTTCAACGAGGTCCACGCCGAGGCCGGTTTCAGGCTCAATGGCTCGCTGCTGCGCGAAGGCTGCGTCGACGAACTGCTGCTCTATCTCGCGCCGATGCTGGTTGGCGATACCGCACAAGGCCTGTTCAATCTCACCGAACTGACCCGCCTCGACCAGGCCGTCCGGCTCGACATCCGCGACTTGCGTCGCATCGGCGAAGACCTGCGACTCGTCGCGCGCCCGCGCCGAACCTGA
- the nrdR gene encoding transcriptional regulator NrdR: MKCPFCGDPNTQVTDTRENEDGEVVRRRRRCAKCDKRFTTYERIDLKMPHIIKRNGIRTEFDHAKLSSSMKLALRKRPVSLDALEASIDRIEAKLLSMGETEVPSEKIGELVMRELKRLDKVAYIRFASVYRNFADVDEFSEVIREVKSRPKRRGTDSTPNSENDLFGN, translated from the coding sequence ATGAAATGCCCCTTCTGCGGCGACCCGAACACCCAGGTCACCGACACCCGTGAGAACGAGGACGGCGAAGTCGTCCGCCGCCGCCGCCGCTGCGCGAAGTGCGACAAGCGCTTCACGACCTACGAGCGCATCGACCTGAAGATGCCGCACATCATCAAGCGCAACGGCATCCGCACCGAATTCGATCATGCGAAGCTCTCGAGCAGCATGAAGCTCGCCCTGCGCAAGCGCCCCGTGTCGCTCGACGCGCTCGAAGCCTCGATCGACCGCATCGAGGCAAAGCTGCTGTCGATGGGCGAGACCGAAGTGCCCAGCGAAAAAATCGGCGAACTCGTGATGCGCGAACTCAAGCGGCTCGACAAGGTCGCCTACATCCGCTTTGCGTCGGTCTATCGCAACTTCGCCGATGTCGACGAATTCTCCGAAGTCATCCGCGAAGTGAAATCGCGGCCGAAGCGCCGCGGGACCGACTCCACTCCGAATTCCGAGAATGACCTTTTCGGCAACTGA
- the glyA gene encoding serine hydroxymethyltransferase, producing the protein MFSAQDTLAKVDPEVSAAIQAENRRQEDHIELIASENYVSHAVMEAQGSQLTNKYAEGYPGKRYYGGCEHVDVVEQIAIDRLKKLFGADAANVQPNSGSQANQAVLMAFAKPGDTIMGMSLAEGGHLTHGMPLNMSGKWFNVVAYGLNDKEEIDYEQMERLAREHKPRIIIAGASAYSLRIDFERFAKIAKEIGAIFWVDMAHYAGLIAAGYYPNPVPHADVVTSTTHKTLRGPRGGIILMKAEHEKAINSAIFPGLQGGPLMHVIAGKAVAFKEAATPQFRNYQEQVIANARVMARVLGEERGLRIISGRTESHVFLVDLRSKNITGKAAEAVLGAAHITVNKNSIPKDPEKPFVTSGIRIGSPAMTTRGFTEIEAEQIAHLIADVLDAPDDAAVLERVRGKVAELCARHPVYGK; encoded by the coding sequence ATGTTCTCTGCGCAAGACACCCTCGCCAAGGTCGATCCCGAAGTTTCGGCCGCCATTCAAGCTGAAAATCGCCGTCAGGAAGATCACATCGAACTGATCGCGTCGGAAAACTACGTTTCCCACGCCGTGATGGAAGCGCAGGGTTCGCAGCTCACCAACAAGTACGCCGAAGGCTATCCCGGCAAGCGCTACTACGGCGGCTGCGAGCATGTCGACGTCGTCGAGCAGATCGCCATCGACCGCCTGAAGAAACTCTTCGGTGCCGACGCCGCGAATGTGCAGCCGAACTCCGGCTCGCAGGCCAACCAGGCCGTGCTGATGGCCTTCGCCAAGCCCGGCGACACGATCATGGGCATGAGCCTCGCCGAAGGCGGTCACCTGACCCACGGCATGCCGCTCAACATGTCCGGCAAGTGGTTCAACGTCGTCGCCTACGGCCTGAACGACAAGGAAGAGATCGACTACGAGCAGATGGAGCGCCTCGCGCGCGAGCACAAGCCGCGCATCATCATCGCCGGCGCTTCCGCTTACTCGCTGCGCATCGACTTCGAACGCTTCGCGAAGATCGCGAAGGAAATCGGCGCGATTTTCTGGGTCGACATGGCCCACTACGCCGGCCTGATCGCCGCGGGCTACTACCCGAACCCCGTGCCGCATGCCGACGTCGTCACCTCGACCACGCACAAGACGCTGCGCGGCCCCCGCGGCGGCATCATCCTGATGAAGGCCGAGCACGAGAAGGCCATCAACTCGGCGATCTTCCCGGGCCTGCAAGGCGGCCCGCTGATGCACGTCATCGCCGGCAAGGCCGTGGCGTTCAAGGAAGCCGCAACGCCGCAGTTCCGCAACTACCAGGAACAGGTCATCGCCAACGCCCGCGTCATGGCGCGCGTGCTTGGCGAAGAGCGCGGCCTGCGCATCATCTCCGGCCGCACCGAAAGCCACGTGTTCCTTGTCGACCTGCGTTCGAAGAACATCACCGGCAAGGCCGCTGAAGCCGTGCTCGGCGCTGCCCACATCACCGTCAACAAGAACTCGATCCCGAAGGACCCGGAAAAGCCCTTCGTCACCTCCGGCATCCGCATCGGCTCGCCGGCGATGACCACCCGCGGCTTCACCGAGATCGAAGCCGAGCAGATCGCACACCTGATCGCCGACGTGCTCGACGCGCCTGACGACGCAGCGGTTCTCGAACGCGTTCGTGGCAAAGTTGCCGAGCTGTGCGCGCGTCACCCCGTCTACGGCAAGTAA
- a CDS encoding histidine phosphatase family protein produces MKTRLCLVRHGETAWNTEQRLQGHLDIPLNPTGEAQALATAASLATEHFAAVYCSDLQRAKQTAAAIARQRKSRIEYQPHLRERHYGHFQGLTYAEAEARFPEDYRRFKQRDPEFTFPGGGESLAGFAQRIADVLAQVAARHRGEQALIVTHGGVLDIVHRLASGKPLDTPRDFTIPNAALNWIEYDGSHWQLISWADQRHLEATRDELPNA; encoded by the coding sequence ATGAAGACTCGCCTTTGCCTCGTCCGACACGGGGAAACCGCCTGGAACACCGAACAACGCCTGCAAGGCCACCTCGACATCCCCCTGAACCCGACCGGCGAAGCGCAGGCGCTTGCGACCGCCGCCAGCCTCGCGACGGAGCACTTCGCGGCGGTGTATTGCAGCGACCTGCAACGCGCCAAGCAGACCGCCGCGGCGATCGCCCGTCAACGCAAGAGCAGGATCGAATACCAGCCCCACCTGCGCGAACGTCATTACGGCCACTTCCAGGGGCTCACTTACGCCGAAGCCGAAGCCCGTTTCCCCGAGGACTACCGCCGCTTCAAGCAGCGTGACCCGGAATTCACCTTTCCCGGCGGCGGCGAAAGCCTCGCCGGCTTCGCACAACGCATCGCCGACGTCCTCGCCCAGGTAGCCGCCAGGCATCGCGGCGAGCAGGCGCTGATCGTCACCCATGGCGGCGTGCTCGACATCGTGCACCGCCTGGCATCCGGCAAGCCGCTCGACACCCCGCGCGACTTCACGATCCCGAATGCCGCGCTCAACTGGATCGAGTACGACGGATCGCACTGGCAGCTCATCAGCTGGGCCGACCAACGCCACCTCGAAGCCACCCGCGACGAGCTTCCGAACGCCTGA
- a CDS encoding TRAP transporter small permease subunit — protein MSSLIKLSNLIDALNERIGRSAIWLVLIAVLISAINAVVRKAFNVSSNAFLEIQWYLFSGVFLLGAAYTLRHNEHVRIDVLSGRFSKRTQHKIEIFGTLFFLLPLCGMMVWLSVPWFMRSFASGEVSANAGGLTLWPAKLLVPVGFILLGLQGLSELIKRIAVLQGLIPDPTERHDLPTAEENLIEELRKAQEAKNNA, from the coding sequence GTGTCATCATTAATCAAGCTGTCGAATCTGATCGACGCGCTGAACGAGCGGATCGGCCGGAGCGCGATCTGGCTGGTTCTGATCGCGGTCCTGATCAGTGCCATCAATGCGGTCGTTCGCAAGGCGTTCAACGTCAGTTCGAACGCATTCCTTGAAATCCAGTGGTATCTGTTTTCCGGTGTTTTCCTGCTCGGCGCGGCTTACACCTTGCGACACAACGAGCACGTGCGCATCGACGTGCTCTCGGGGCGGTTTTCGAAGCGCACGCAGCACAAGATCGAGATTTTCGGCACGCTGTTCTTCCTGCTGCCGTTGTGCGGGATGATGGTCTGGCTGTCGGTGCCGTGGTTCATGCGTTCATTCGCCTCGGGCGAGGTGTCGGCCAACGCCGGTGGCCTGACCTTGTGGCCCGCCAAGCTGCTCGTGCCGGTCGGCTTTATCCTGCTGGGCCTGCAAGGGCTTTCCGAGTTGATCAAGCGCATCGCCGTCCTCCAGGGCCTGATCCCGGATCCGACCGAGCGGCATGACTTGCCGACTGCAGAGGAAAATCTGATCGAAGAGCTCCGCAAGGCGCAGGAGGCGAAGAATAATGCTTGA
- a CDS encoding TRAP transporter large permease subunit, protein MLEFFAHNMAPIIFGAMVIFLLLGYPVAFALAANGIVFGLVGIELGLLQSELFRAMPERIFGVMSNDTLLAIPFFTFMGLILERSGMAEDLLETIGQLFGPIRGGLAFAVIFVGALLAATTGVVAASVISMGLISLPIMLRYGYDRRLASGVIAASGTLAQIIPPSLVLIIMADQLGRSVGDMYKGAFIPGFVLTGLYVGFVILVTIFRPTRAPALPPEARIFREPNGKGGGASLLVLTILSVIAAVAFARTRPDDTPTDELIVVCMLVGIGVAFVAAVANKVLKLGLLSRLAERVTFVLIPPLALIFLVLGTIFLGIATPTEGGAMGATGALIMAVSRGKLSRNLMEQAMNSTLKLTSFVVFILVGARVFSLTFYGVDGHRWVEELLLNLPGGQVGFLIVVNIMIFFLAFFLDFFELSFIVVPLLGPVAEKLGIDLIWFGVLLGVNMQTSFMHPPFGFALFYLRSVAPAREFLDKVTGKLTAPITTMQIYWGAVPFVLIQVIMVALVILFPKLVTMGLGEEVKVNVEDIQIEVPADSSMPEEPVIIDGGEGAKGGEAPPAGEDDATKALEKALKEQQK, encoded by the coding sequence ATGCTTGAATTTTTCGCCCATAACATGGCGCCGATCATCTTCGGCGCCATGGTCATCTTCCTGTTGCTCGGCTATCCGGTGGCCTTTGCGCTGGCGGCCAACGGCATTGTCTTCGGTCTGGTCGGCATCGAACTGGGTTTGCTCCAGTCGGAATTGTTCCGTGCAATGCCGGAACGGATCTTCGGGGTGATGAGCAATGACACCTTGCTTGCGATCCCGTTCTTCACCTTCATGGGATTGATACTTGAGCGATCCGGTATGGCCGAGGATCTGCTCGAAACGATCGGACAGCTTTTCGGCCCGATTCGCGGTGGTCTCGCCTTCGCGGTGATCTTCGTCGGCGCACTGCTGGCGGCGACCACCGGCGTCGTTGCGGCGTCGGTGATCTCGATGGGCCTGATCTCGCTGCCCATCATGTTGCGCTACGGCTACGACCGGCGTCTGGCGTCGGGTGTGATCGCGGCTTCGGGGACGCTGGCGCAGATCATCCCGCCGTCGCTGGTGCTGATCATCATGGCCGACCAGCTTGGGCGCTCCGTCGGTGACATGTACAAGGGGGCGTTCATTCCGGGTTTCGTGTTGACCGGGCTGTATGTCGGCTTCGTGATCCTCGTCACCATCTTCCGCCCGACGCGGGCGCCAGCGCTGCCGCCTGAGGCACGTATCTTTCGCGAGCCGAATGGCAAGGGCGGTGGCGCGTCCTTGCTGGTGCTTACGATTCTGTCGGTGATTGCGGCAGTGGCGTTTGCTCGGACCCGTCCGGACGACACGCCGACCGACGAGTTGATCGTGGTGTGCATGCTGGTGGGCATTGGCGTGGCCTTCGTCGCCGCCGTGGCCAACAAGGTGCTCAAACTCGGCCTGCTGTCACGGCTTGCGGAGCGCGTCACGTTCGTGCTGATCCCGCCGCTCGCGTTGATCTTCCTGGTGTTGGGCACGATCTTCCTCGGCATCGCGACGCCGACCGAAGGCGGTGCGATGGGGGCGACCGGCGCGCTGATCATGGCGGTCTCGCGGGGCAAGTTGTCGCGGAATCTGATGGAACAGGCGATGAACTCGACGTTGAAGCTGACGTCCTTCGTCGTGTTCATCCTAGTCGGTGCACGGGTATTCAGCCTGACCTTCTATGGCGTCGATGGCCATCGCTGGGTCGAGGAGCTGTTGCTGAATCTGCCGGGTGGGCAGGTGGGTTTTCTGATCGTGGTGAACATCATGATCTTCTTCCTCGCCTTCTTCCTCGACTTCTTCGAGCTGTCCTTCATCGTCGTGCCGCTGCTCGGGCCGGTCGCGGAAAAGCTCGGGATCGATCTGATCTGGTTCGGCGTGCTGCTGGGCGTGAACATGCAGACGTCCTTCATGCACCCGCCGTTCGGCTTTGCGCTGTTCTACCTGCGCAGTGTTGCGCCGGCACGGGAGTTCCTGGACAAGGTCACGGGCAAACTGACGGCGCCGATCACGACGATGCAGATCTACTGGGGGGCCGTGCCTTTCGTGCTGATCCAGGTCATCATGGTGGCGCTGGTGATCCTGTTCCCGAAGCTGGTCACGATGGGCCTTGGCGAGGAGGTGAAGGTTAACGTCGAGGACATCCAGATCGAGGTGCCCGCGGATTCGTCCATGCCCGAGGAGCCGGTGATCATCGACGGCGGCGAAGGTGCGAAGGGAGGTGAGGCGCCGCCTGCTGGCGAGGATGACGCCACGAAGGCGCTCGAGAAGGCGTTAAAGGAGCAGCAGAAGTAG
- a CDS encoding TRAP transporter substrate-binding protein: MERRSFLRRAGVGLAAGAGLAATSARAAELPAIKWRLASSFPKSLDTIYGAAEVVAKRVSDATGGKFQIQIFAAGELVPGPGVLDAVKDGTVEIGHSASYYFVGKDPTFAFDTSIPFGLNSRQQTAWMYDGGGLQLLREFFKEYNIYNIPCGNTGAQMGGWFRKEIKTVKDLEGLKFRVGGFAGQVLAKVGVVPQQIPGGDIYPALEKGTIDAAEWVGPYDDQKLGFNKVAKYYYYPGWWEGGPQLSVYVNDKQWASLPKEYQTILEDACAFAHTEMQARYDAKNPTALKQLVGSGTQLRPFPNDVMAACYKAANELYEETAAKNPKFKKIYDAFKKFRDDQLQWFAVAENRFDNFMQAARAATAKK, translated from the coding sequence ATGGAGCGTCGTTCGTTTCTGAGAAGAGCCGGTGTCGGTCTCGCCGCCGGCGCAGGTCTGGCCGCCACGTCGGCCCGTGCGGCCGAACTGCCGGCGATCAAGTGGCGGCTCGCATCGAGCTTCCCGAAGAGCCTGGACACCATCTACGGTGCAGCTGAAGTCGTTGCAAAGCGCGTCTCCGACGCCACCGGCGGCAAGTTCCAGATCCAGATCTTCGCTGCCGGCGAACTCGTCCCCGGACCGGGCGTCCTCGATGCAGTGAAGGACGGCACGGTCGAAATCGGCCACTCGGCGTCCTACTACTTCGTCGGCAAGGACCCCACCTTCGCGTTTGACACCTCGATCCCCTTCGGTCTCAATAGCCGCCAGCAAACCGCCTGGATGTATGACGGCGGCGGGCTCCAACTGCTGCGCGAGTTCTTCAAGGAATACAACATCTACAACATCCCCTGCGGCAACACGGGCGCCCAGATGGGCGGCTGGTTCCGCAAGGAGATCAAGACCGTCAAGGATCTCGAAGGCCTCAAGTTCCGCGTCGGCGGCTTTGCCGGCCAGGTGCTCGCCAAAGTCGGCGTCGTGCCGCAGCAGATTCCCGGCGGCGACATCTACCCCGCGCTCGAAAAGGGCACCATCGACGCCGCCGAATGGGTCGGCCCGTACGACGACCAGAAGCTCGGCTTCAACAAGGTCGCCAAGTACTACTACTACCCGGGCTGGTGGGAAGGCGGTCCGCAACTGAGCGTCTATGTGAACGACAAGCAGTGGGCCAGCCTGCCGAAGGAATATCAGACCATCCTCGAGGATGCCTGCGCCTTCGCCCACACCGAGATGCAGGCACGTTACGACGCGAAGAACCCGACCGCGCTGAAGCAACTCGTCGGCTCCGGCACCCAGCTGCGCCCCTTCCCGAACGACGTCATGGCCGCCTGCTACAAGGCCGCCAACGAACTCTACGAGGAAACCGCGGCGAAGAACCCGAAGTTCAAGAAGATTTACGACGCGTTCAAGAAATTCCGGGACGACCAGCTGCAGTGGTTCGCAGTGGCCGAAAACCGCTTCGACAACTTCATGCAGGCCGCACGCGCCGCCACGGCGAAGAAGTAA
- the pmbA gene encoding metalloprotease PmbA — translation MSDQGFSFSASQLQEMAGNILDYARKRGATACETDVSEGFGHSATVRKGEVDTIEYNRDKGIGVTVYLGQQRGHASTSDFTRDALEATVDAALSIARFTAPDPCAGLADAALMARDCPDLDLYHPWRPSVEDSIITARRCEEAAFAVSPKITNSEGASVSTQESHFVSANSAGFMGGYASSRHSVSCSVIAGEGDGMQREYWYDSRRDASELMAADAVGQRAAERALARLGARKIKTCEAPVLFEAPLAVALIGNFVHATSGGSLYRKSSFLLDSLGQPVFSPIVNISERPHVPKAFGSSPFDSDGVATHDRDVVVDGILRGYFLSTYSARKLGLQTTGNAGGSHNLIVRSGDMDFAALVKHMERGLVVTELLGHGVNYVTGDYSRGAAGFWVEKGKIKHPVEEITIAGNLRDMFRGIVAIGNDALPRGAKHCGSLLIERMKIAGN, via the coding sequence ATGTCCGATCAAGGCTTCTCCTTCTCCGCCAGCCAGCTTCAGGAAATGGCCGGCAACATTCTCGATTACGCCCGGAAGCGCGGCGCGACCGCGTGCGAAACCGACGTCTCCGAGGGCTTCGGCCACTCCGCGACGGTGCGCAAGGGCGAAGTCGACACCATCGAATACAACCGCGACAAGGGCATCGGCGTCACCGTCTATCTGGGCCAGCAGCGCGGCCACGCCAGCACCTCCGATTTCACCCGCGATGCGCTCGAAGCGACCGTCGACGCGGCCCTGTCGATCGCTCGCTTCACCGCACCCGACCCCTGCGCCGGACTCGCGGACGCCGCGCTGATGGCACGCGACTGCCCGGACCTCGACCTCTACCACCCTTGGCGCCCGAGCGTCGAAGACTCCATCATCACCGCCCGCCGGTGCGAGGAAGCCGCCTTCGCCGTCAGCCCCAAGATCACCAACTCTGAAGGCGCGAGCGTCTCCACGCAGGAGTCGCACTTCGTCTCCGCCAACAGCGCCGGCTTCATGGGCGGCTACGCCAGCTCGCGCCACAGCGTCTCATGCTCGGTGATCGCGGGTGAAGGCGACGGCATGCAGCGCGAATACTGGTACGACAGCCGTCGCGACGCGTCCGAACTGATGGCTGCCGATGCCGTCGGCCAGCGTGCGGCCGAACGGGCGCTGGCCCGCCTGGGCGCACGCAAGATCAAGACCTGCGAAGCCCCGGTGCTCTTCGAAGCCCCCCTCGCCGTCGCCCTCATCGGCAATTTCGTCCACGCCACGAGCGGCGGCTCGCTGTACCGCAAGTCCTCCTTCCTCCTCGATAGCCTCGGCCAGCCGGTGTTCTCGCCGATCGTCAATATCTCGGAACGTCCGCACGTGCCGAAGGCGTTCGGATCAAGCCCCTTCGACAGCGACGGCGTCGCCACGCACGACCGGGACGTCGTCGTCGATGGCATCCTGCGGGGCTACTTCCTCTCCACCTACTCCGCCCGCAAGCTCGGCCTTCAGACCACCGGCAACGCCGGCGGATCGCACAACCTGATCGTGCGCAGCGGCGACATGGACTTCGCCGCGCTCGTCAAACACATGGAGCGCGGTCTCGTCGTGACCGAGCTCCTCGGCCACGGCGTCAATTACGTCACCGGCGACTACTCGCGCGGCGCCGCAGGCTTCTGGGTCGAAAAGGGGAAGATCAAGCACCCCGTCGAGGAAATCACCATCGCGGGCAATCTGCGCGACATGTTCCGCGGCATCGTCGCGATCGGCAACGACGCCCTGCCGCGCGGCGCCAAGCACTGCGGTTCGCTCCTGATCGAACGCATGAAGATCGCCGGAAACTGA